In Caldisericum sp., a single window of DNA contains:
- a CDS encoding toprim domain-containing protein — translation MESVKSVLHEMGYVLIDKGTNYRSRPIYRDSDSADVLSIEKNTGRWYDFKERVGGSLEDLVKITLKLSNSSEVKDWLTKKSITINSPEEIKPVIEEPKTYPKEYLTKLLPEHEYWINRGVSLETLNVFRGGYVKTGKMAARYVFPIFDSKEEIVGFAGRDTINNLEGRPKWKLLGRKTNWCYPLLINKNIIKEEKHVYLVESIGDMLSLWDAGVKNVIVTFGLDLSSKVISYLLKVDIDKIIISFNNDSDKNDAGNEAAKEAYKKLINYFDSKQITVKLPSKKDFGEMTKQEIIQWKNKI, via the coding sequence CTGTCAAAAGCGTATTGCATGAGATGGGGTACGTCCTTATAGATAAGGGTACCAATTACAGGTCTAGGCCTATCTACAGAGACTCGGATAGTGCTGATGTTCTTTCTATAGAAAAAAATACAGGAAGATGGTATGACTTCAAGGAAAGAGTAGGCGGCTCACTTGAGGACTTAGTTAAGATAACCCTCAAGTTAAGTAACTCAAGCGAGGTTAAGGACTGGCTTACCAAGAAGTCTATAACAATCAATTCACCCGAAGAGATTAAGCCCGTCATTGAGGAACCCAAGACTTATCCAAAGGAATACCTAACCAAGCTTCTTCCAGAGCATGAATACTGGATTAACAGAGGAGTTTCGCTAGAGACACTCAACGTCTTTAGAGGAGGATATGTTAAAACTGGAAAAATGGCAGCTAGATACGTATTCCCAATTTTTGATTCAAAAGAGGAAATCGTCGGCTTTGCTGGCAGGGACACAATAAACAATTTAGAAGGCAGACCAAAATGGAAACTCCTCGGAAGAAAGACTAATTGGTGCTATCCATTGTTGATAAATAAAAACATTATCAAAGAAGAGAAACACGTATACCTAGTGGAGAGTATCGGAGATATGCTTTCTCTATGGGATGCCGGAGTTAAAAACGTAATTGTGACTTTTGGTTTGGATTTATCGTCAAAGGTTATTAGTTACTTATTGAAAGTAGATATTGATAAGATCATCATTTCTTTTAATAACGACTCAGATAAAAACGACGCCGGAAACGAAGCTGCTAAAGAGGCTTACAAAAAACTGATTAACTATTTTGATTCCAAACAAATAACAGTAAAGCTGCCCTCTAAAAAAGACTTCGGCGAAATGACTAAACAAGAAATAATTCAATGGAAAAACAAGATATAA
- a CDS encoding PD-(D/E)XK nuclease family protein, producing the protein MEKQDITLSASRIKTLETCSWTYWANYHLKLPQKNNSGAMRGTICHLVFELLLSSKHKKHFKSIMKSGNIEASPAITRLVDKHVKKDKLNEEDRKMIGDMILVGLNQDFFGGKGKVGAAEQEFLIQSENPKYKVRGFIDKNVYYKDSDTVKIVDYKSSKAKFKGDELTANVQAMTYSLASFKNLFPKAKKVIAEFIFLRFPKQPIQQIEIPKEQLAGFEHYLGYVYEKANNFTEKDAQSNYAADNEGSKWLCKAGKTWRCPYLDPFEYFVLLDETGKILSSSFKDDLKVEDKQKVEKRAYAGCPAHSRTKAKTDNFSFDDF; encoded by the coding sequence ATGGAAAAACAAGATATAACTCTTTCAGCTTCAAGGATTAAGACTCTTGAAACTTGCTCTTGGACCTATTGGGCAAATTACCACCTCAAGCTCCCGCAGAAGAACAACTCAGGAGCCATGCGCGGGACAATCTGCCATCTAGTGTTTGAACTGCTTTTGAGCTCAAAACACAAAAAGCATTTTAAGTCAATAATGAAAAGCGGCAATATAGAAGCAAGCCCCGCCATCACTCGGCTAGTTGACAAGCACGTTAAAAAAGACAAACTAAATGAAGAAGATAGGAAGATGATTGGCGATATGATCCTAGTCGGGCTCAATCAGGATTTTTTTGGTGGAAAAGGCAAGGTCGGCGCAGCGGAACAGGAATTCCTAATCCAAAGCGAGAACCCGAAGTACAAGGTAAGGGGCTTCATTGACAAAAATGTTTACTATAAAGATAGTGACACAGTAAAAATCGTAGATTATAAGTCTAGCAAAGCTAAGTTTAAGGGAGATGAATTAACGGCAAACGTACAAGCCATGACCTATAGTTTGGCGTCTTTCAAGAATCTGTTTCCTAAAGCGAAAAAGGTCATTGCTGAATTCATCTTCCTAAGATTTCCAAAGCAGCCCATTCAACAAATAGAAATTCCAAAAGAACAACTCGCTGGATTTGAACATTACCTAGGATACGTTTATGAAAAAGCTAACAACTTCACTGAAAAGGATGCACAGTCTAATTATGCCGCAGATAATGAAGGCAGCAAATGGCTATGCAAAGCTGGAAAGACTTGGAGATGTCCCTATCTTGATCCTTTTGAGTATTTTGTTCTCCTAGATGAGACTGGTAAGATTCTAAGCTCCTCCTTTAAAGACGATTTAAAAGTCGAAGATAAGCAGAAGGTCGAGAAGAGAGCTTATGCTGGATGTCCAGCCCACTCAAGGACTAAAGCAAAAACAGACAATTTTTCATTTGACGATTTTTAA
- a CDS encoding PHP domain-containing protein: MKETIGFWKSHYSIGRSILTLEKPGESKPHLSDSIFDILKESDQKKFFLIEDSFSGFLQAHTIAKDNKLQLIFGIRLTATENMLEKSEEALNKRSKIVIIAKNKEGINKLMRIYSTAAKDGFYYEPCIDFKFLKNIWNDNDLSLVIPFYDSFLHKNCLNGKSCIPYFGFCKPTFTIEDNNLPFDFLIENRVNEYCSGKFEMIHTKSIYYKLKKDFLAYMTFKCINNRTTLEKPNMDHLSSNEFCWEAIN; encoded by the coding sequence ATGAAAGAGACAATAGGCTTCTGGAAAAGCCACTACTCAATTGGCCGGTCGATTCTGACCCTTGAGAAACCCGGCGAGTCTAAGCCACATCTATCAGACTCGATCTTCGATATTCTCAAAGAGAGCGATCAGAAGAAGTTCTTCCTTATTGAGGATTCGTTCTCAGGTTTCTTACAAGCCCACACGATTGCGAAGGACAATAAACTACAATTGATTTTCGGAATAAGGCTTACGGCTACCGAAAATATGCTTGAGAAGTCCGAAGAGGCTTTAAATAAAAGATCTAAAATCGTTATCATTGCCAAAAACAAAGAGGGCATTAATAAGTTGATGAGGATTTACTCAACTGCCGCAAAAGACGGATTTTACTACGAACCCTGCATTGACTTTAAATTCTTAAAGAATATCTGGAACGATAATGACTTGAGTCTGGTCATCCCATTCTACGACTCATTTCTTCATAAGAATTGTCTCAATGGTAAAAGCTGCATTCCTTATTTCGGATTTTGCAAGCCCACCTTCACGATAGAAGACAACAACCTGCCTTTTGACTTTTTGATAGAAAATAGAGTTAATGAGTATTGCTCTGGTAAATTTGAAATGATTCACACCAAGAGCATCTACTACAAGCTGAAGAAGGACTTCTTGGCCTACATGACATTTAAATGCATTAATAATAGAACCACTCTTGAAAAGCCCAACATGGATCACCTGAGCAGCAACGAGTTCTGCTGGGAGGCTATTAATTAA